From the genome of Impatiens glandulifera chromosome 9, dImpGla2.1, whole genome shotgun sequence, one region includes:
- the LOC124916117 gene encoding protein OXIDATIVE STRESS 3 LIKE 2-like — MSNSSPPDFKKQSGGAGDYDSDFSISGVESSSSSSSSSDDDNKSETISSPTTDHQPPVEGPLKNMSSLLLRQLPIKRGLSMHYDGKSQSFTSLSNVKCLEDLPKPENPYKKKKKFKSCGSYGGGLLMISSNKTISPPPTFF, encoded by the exons ATGAGTAATTCTTCTCCTCCCGATTTCAAGAAACAGAGTGGCGGTGCCGGTGATTATGACTCTGATTTCTCAATCTCCGGCGttgaatcatcatcatcatcttcatcttcttctgaTGATGATAATAAGAGTGAAACAATCTCTTCTCCTACTACTGATCATCAGCCTCCGGTGGAAGGACCCTTGAAGAACATGTCCAGCCTTCTTCTCCGGCAACTCCCTATcaa ACGAGGGTTGTCAATGCATTACGATGGGAAATCACAATCATTCACTTCTCTTTCTAATGTTAAGTGCTTGGAGGATCTACCCAAGCCGGAAAACCcatataagaagaagaagaagtttaaATCTTGCGGGAGCTATGGCGGAGGATTACTCATGATATCTTCCAACAAGACAATATCACCACCGCCGACATTTTTCTAG
- the LOC124913659 gene encoding microsomal glutathione S-transferase 3-like, translating into MVEAELTLPKEFGYVVLAIVHYCFLNFWMARQVGKARQKYKVFYPTLYASEAENKDAKLFNCVQRGHQSSLEMMPMFFILTTLAGIRHPFVAASLGFIYTITRYFFFIGYSTGDPQKRLSIGKFGFLALMGLMVCSISCGIRFILA; encoded by the exons ATGGTTGAAGCCGAATTGACTTTACCTAAGGAATTTGGATATGTGGTGCTCGCCATCGTTCATTATTGTTTCCTCAATTTCTGGATGGCTCGACAAGTCGGCAAAGCCCGCCAAAA GTATAAAGTGTTCTATCCGACATTGTACGCATCCGAGGCAGAAAACAAAGATGCCAAACTCTTCAATTGTGTCCAAAGAGGTCATCAAAGTTCGCTAGAAATGATGCCAATGTTCTTCATCCTCACCACACTTGCAGGAATTCGCCACCCATTTGTCGCCGCCTCTCTTGGCTTTATCTACACGATTACGCgctatttcttcttcattgGCTACTCCACAGGCGATCCCCAAAAACGTCTCTCAATTGG GAAATTTGGATTCTTGGCACTGATGGGGCTGATGGTATGTTCGATTTCTTGCGGGATAAGATTTATTCTTGCGTGA